One Mercenaria mercenaria strain notata chromosome 12, MADL_Memer_1, whole genome shotgun sequence DNA segment encodes these proteins:
- the LOC123534993 gene encoding galanin receptor 2b-like — protein MESTNNSTLANENSTLPWLSPENDGGLFSVTEEAYERFAFISNIIVSPIICTFGIIGNSLGLGVLWKDTQQLKMSIYLYLYSLTLLDLMYLIVGLIRHIPHIIDFYDEELANYVEEHMKLGTIYIDMVLAHSSHALIIVMSIDRLNALVRPFTVKNSWVSKYPKSIIVVCFLFNVIFLIPYPLYFEVASYQADNITEYYIQFQKDAVETMDMYMLIQTVIDYVIPAATVLVINITIPIVYSRAINERRTVISMTSQGHNSQQTKITTTVFCITLMYFLLSLPNLFIKIMAFIDKGYSFDGKYKLSFWLFIDISNLFSYINAANDFIIYVLVSNHYRRVFIDMYCRRCWCSRRRRHHLDLDSAADSKDFSMTLSTNAVRY, from the coding sequence ATGGAAAGTACAAACAATTCAACATTGGCAAATGAAAATTCTACATTGCCTTGGCTATCGCCAGAGAATGACGGCGGGTTGTTCTCAGTTACCGAAGAAGCCTACGAGAGATTcgcttttatttcaaacatcatAGTTTCACCAATTATTTGTACATTTGGAATAATCGGAAACAGCCTTGGTCTTGGCGTTCTTTGGAAGGATACACAGCAGCTGAAGATGTCAATATACCTCTATCTGTACAGCCTGACTTTACTCGATTTGATGTACCTTATTGTCGGACTAATTCGACATATTCCGCATATCATTGACTTCTACGACGAAGAGTTGGCGAACTATGTCGAAGAACATATGAAACTAGGAACGATTTACATCGATATGGTTTTGGCGCATTCTTCGCACGCGCTGATCATCGTCATGTCGATTGATCGCTTGAATGCACTCGTTCGTCCATTCACCGTGAAGAACTCCTGGGTGTCGAAGTATCCAAAAAGCATAATTGTAGTCTGCTTTTTGTTCAATGTAATCTTTCTCATTCCTTATCCACTGTATTTTGAAGTTGCATCTTATCAGGCAGACAACATAACAGAATACTATATTCAGTTTCAGAAGGACGCTGTTGAAACTATGGATATGTACATGCTGATACAAACCGTCATAGATTACGTCATTCCGGCGGCAACAGTTCTTGTCATTAACATAACAATCCCGATCGTGTATTCTCGTGCAATTAACGAAAGGCGCACAGTAATAAGTATGACGTCACAGGGACATAATAGTCAGCAGACGAAAATAACCACGACGGTGTTTTGCATAACGTTAATGTACTTTTTACTTTCCTTGCCaaatctttttatcaaaatcatgGCATTTATTGATAAAGGCTATAGTTTTGATGGAAAATACAAATTATCTTTCTGGCTGTTCATCGATATCagtaatttattttcatatataaatgcTGCTAACGATTTCATCATATATGTTTTGGTGTCCAACCATTACAGACGGGTATTTATAGATATGTATTGCCGCCGATGTTGGTGTAGCAGACGGCGGCGACATCATCTTGATCTAGACAGCGCCGCTGACAGTAAAGATTTCTCGATGACACTATCAACTAATGCTGTAAGATATTAG